The genomic region GGACCGGCGAAGTCGAACACCAAGCCCTCACCAGAGCGAATGTTTTGCCCGCCCTCGGGTGGCAACGCCCGAAGTCGGCATTGCACGGAGTCCGCGAACGCCAGCACGTGGTCGCTGTCGATGGTGACCGCTTCTCCCTCGCCGAGCGTCACGAGGTCGAGTGCGCCGGAACAGCCGAGCAGGATGGTTCCCTGCCCATGTGCATAGTTCAGAAATCCATCTCCGCCGCCGAAGAGGGCTTTGAGCGGCGGCGCGTCCGGGTTCACCAGCACCGCGCTGCCGGAGGCGAGCCAGCCCAGCCGGGAGATGCACCAGCCGTTCTTGCCGTCGAGCTCGACGGTGTGCAGCTCCCCCGGCAGCACCGGCGCCACGTCGACCCAGCCGCCCTCGGCGCCCGCGGTGCAGAGCGCGACGGTGCCGCCCTTCTGCTCGACCGCGAGCCCGTAGCTCGTGGCGAGCACCGACTGGGCCTCCACCAGCACCATCTCCGCAGGTGCGAGCACCAGTCTCGCCACGCCGAAGTTCGGTGTGTGCCGGGTACGGACCTGCACGCTGTGCACCCCCAGGGGTCGAACTGGGCCAAGAGATCGTCACGATCACTACGACATTGGCAGTATGCAGTCGTGTCCCCCACCACTGTCGCCGCACACCGCCAGCGCGTCATCTCCCTCGTGGGGCAGATGCCGGTGCTCCAGCTGCCGCTCGAGGAGTGCCTCGGGCTGGTCCTCGCCGCGGACGTGATCGCGCCCGTGTCCCTGCCGCCGTTCGACAACTCCGCGATGGACGGGTACGCCGTCCGCGCGGGCGACCTGGCCGCCGTCCCGCTCCGGCTGCCGGTCGCCGACGACATCCCGGCCGGTCGCGTGGACGTTCAGCCGATGGAACCCGGCACCGTGCACCGGATCATGACGGGTGCGCCGGTGCCTCCCGGTGCGGACGCGGTGATCCAGGTCGAGCTGACCGACGCGGGGACGTCCGAGGTGACGCTGAACGCCACCGTGGCTCCCGGCACGAACATCCGGGTCGCGGGCGACGACGTGCGCAAGGGCGACCCGGTGCTGGTCGCGGGCACGGTGCTGCGACCGGCCCAGCTGGGGCTCGCCTCGGCGCTGGGCATCCCGGAGCTGCCGGTGCGGCGGCGGCCGCGGGTGCTGGTGCTGTCGACGGGGTCGGAGCTGGTCGAGCCGGGGCGGCCGTTGCAGCCGGGGCAGATCTACGAGTCGAACGGGATGATGCTGGCCTCGTCGGTGCGCGACGCGGGCGGCATCGCGGTGCAGCTGAAGTTCGTGCCGGACGACGTGGAGGCGTTCCACCGGGCGCTGGCGCCGTACCTGGGGTCGGTGGACGTGATCGTGACGTCCGGCGGGGTGAGCGCGGGGGCGTACGAGGTGGTGAAGGACGCGCTGGCGAGCCACGACGTGGTGTTCACGAAGGTCGCGATGCAGCCGGGCGGGCCGCAGGGGTCCGGCCGGTACGAGGGCGTGCCGGTGCTGACGCTGCCGGGCAACCCGGTGAGCGCGCAGGTGTCGTTCGAGGTGTTCGTGCGGCCGGCGCTGCTGGCGGCGATGGGGCACCAGCGGGTCGAGCGGCTGACCGCGCGGGCGCGGGTGTCGTCCGCGCTGTCGTCGCCGGCGGGCAAGACGCAGTTCCGGCGCGGGGCGTACGACCCGTCGTCCGGTGAGGTGGTCACGCCGGTCGGGGGGCCGGGGTCGCACCTGCTGTCGGCGCTGGCGTCGTCGAACTGCCTGATCGAGGTGCCGGCGGACGTCACCGAGCTGGCGGCCGGTGACGAGGTCACCATCAGGCACCTGCGGTAGCGAGCGGTTCTGGGGGCGGTTGTGAGGTCTGTGCTGGCGTTGGTGCTGCTGGTCGGGTTCTTCGTGCTCGGCGCGGCGCTGACGGTGTTCCTGGTGGTGGTCTCGGTCTGGCGGTTCCGGATCGGGGACTTCCAGGGCGGCGGCTGGGTGGGGTTCTTCGCGGCGGCCATCGCGTTCCCGCTGCTGTGGGCGGTGGTGCGGGCGGTCTTCGCACGGCCGGAGCCGACCGGCGTGCCGATGACGCGCGGGACGCACCCGGAGCTGTGGCGGCACGTGGACGAGCTGGCCGTGATCGCCGGGACGAGGTCGCCGGACGACATCAGGCTGGTGCCGGAGCCGAACGCGAACGTGTGGGAACGGCGCGGCACCCGGTATGGCGGTGCCAAGGCGACTTCATGCGGCTGCTCCACGGGTGGGCGCGGCTGTACACGCTGGTCGTGGCGTCGGAGAGCCGGGAGCACGAGCGGTTCGCCGACGAGGTGGCGGTGCGGGCGGCCGGGGTCGAGGCGGCGCGGCGGGCGTTGCTGCGGATCGGCCGTCGGCTGGGCGACTACCTGCACTGGTACGTGGGCCTGGCGGTGACCGCGGGGCGGACGCCGCCGTTGCTGGAGGGGTTCCGGTCGTACCTGGGCCACCCGCGGCGGGTGCACGCTGCGCGAGCTGGAGGCGGTGCTGGCCGAACGCGAGCCGACGTCGGTGTTCGACAGCCCCGCCGTGGGAACGCGTCGCGGCGATGGCCGCTGGGCTCGGGCACGGGGCGGGCGCGGTCGCGGTGGACGAACGGCCGCGTGGGAGCTGCTCGACGGCACGCCCTACGAGGCGGTGGCCGGCTGGTCGACGTGCAGGGGCCGCCGGTCACGTGGAGGAGCTCGCGCCGCTGGCCGGGCCGGCGCTGCTGAGGCGGTACGCACTCGCGCTGCGGCACGCCGGTCGGGTGAGCAAGGTCGGCGAGACGCTCGGCGACGTGCTGGCGTGCCTCGAACGGGCCGAGCTGCACCGGCTGACGGGCCGGCCGGTGGACACGTCGCTGACCGCGGAGCAGGTGCACGAGGCGGCGGTGGAGAACGTGACGGAACTCCTCGCCTGCGCGGTCGCCGACCAGAACGTGACGGAACTCCTCGCCTGCGCGGTCGCCGACCAGCTCGTGACGGCCGGGCGCGCCGTGCTGGAACTCAACTGGGGCGGGGTGTTCGCCCTCCGACTGCCCGACGGAGCTGCGGTGTACCCGGATGATCTCGTGGCACCGGCCGTGCGGGACCCGGCACGGGTGGCCGAGGTGCGGGAGCGACTGCGCGCGCTCGGCGTCGACGGACTGTGACGGAACGCTCACACGGCGGCGTTGTTGACTCCATGTGACGGGGATTACACTGGCCAGTAGGCGCCGGTGGACCCGTGCGTTCGTCGGGGGATGCACGGGTCTACCGGCCACTTGCTTTTTCGGGCAGTCCATGTGGGCGGTTTGGCGCTTTGGCGTAGCGTGTTGGCGCCCGACATCCACGGAAGCTACGGAACCCCACACCACGATGAGCAGCGAAAAGCCCGTCTCCCACTTCCTCGAACTCGCGCGCGGCATCGTTCCGCCGATGAACCCGGCCGGACGCCCGTTCGTGG from Lentzea guizhouensis harbors:
- a CDS encoding AIM24 family protein, whose protein sequence is MQVRTRHTPNFGVARLVLAPAEMVLVEAQSVLATSYGLAVEQKGGTVALCTAGAEGGWVDVAPVLPGELHTVELDGKNGWCISRLGWLASGSAVLVNPDAPPLKALFGGGDGFLNYAHGQGTILLGCSGALDLVTLGEGEAVTIDSDHVLAFADSVQCRLRALPPEGGQNIRSGEGLVFDFAGPGAVLTQTRGPRRLATWLRANGVSSRS
- the glp gene encoding gephyrin-like molybdotransferase Glp, with product MPVLQLPLEECLGLVLAADVIAPVSLPPFDNSAMDGYAVRAGDLAAVPLRLPVADDIPAGRVDVQPMEPGTVHRIMTGAPVPPGADAVIQVELTDAGTSEVTLNATVAPGTNIRVAGDDVRKGDPVLVAGTVLRPAQLGLASALGIPELPVRRRPRVLVLSTGSELVEPGRPLQPGQIYESNGMMLASSVRDAGGIAVQLKFVPDDVEAFHRALAPYLGSVDVIVTSGGVSAGAYEVVKDALASHDVVFTKVAMQPGGPQGSGRYEGVPVLTLPGNPVSAQVSFEVFVRPALLAAMGHQRVERLTARARVSSALSSPAGKTQFRRGAYDPSSGEVVTPVGGPGSHLLSALASSNCLIEVPADVTELAAGDEVTIRHLR